The following coding sequences are from one Primulina eburnea isolate SZY01 chromosome 15, ASM2296580v1, whole genome shotgun sequence window:
- the LOC140815447 gene encoding uncharacterized protein has translation MQPVLSASDNSLPFQITSFKLSGRNYLQWSRSVQLIIRGKGRFGYLDGSISTPNQSDPSFAAWDIQNSMVMAWLLHSMDDSIAEIYLHYPTAKAIWDAVALAYSDLEDSNQMFDLRTRSRNLRQDDGTWTDAANREIYQKLLAKERTYDFLTGLHPSLDDARGRILSFKPLPSLDTIFSEVRREEQRKQIMLGEATIPVATNHDASAKAARGSRKPQLWSEHCNRPHHTKATCWKLHGKPADWVPRSQRNAESTKPAVPVKVDNNTPSSAATFSQAQLNQLGQFLSTSTSLMAHGTSSSVTDPGNSGSGLGEDDLACC, from the exons ATGCAACCTGTTCTCAGTGCCTCTGATAACTCCCTTCCATTCCAAATTACCAGCTTTAAACTCAGTGGCCGGAACTACTTACAGTGGTCTCGTTCCGTCCAACTCATTATCCGCGGGAAAGGACGATTTGGATACCTTGATGGTTCCATTTCGACACCAAACCAATCCGATCCTTCGTTTGCAGCGTGGGATATTCAGAATTCCATGGTTATGGCCTGGCTTCTTCACTCTATGGACGACTCCATTGCAGAGATCTACCTCCATTAcccaacagcaaaggctatttGGGACGCTGTTGCCTTAGCCTACTCAGATCTTGAAGACTCGAATCAGATGTTCGACCTCCGGACTCGCTCTCGTAATCTGCGACAAGACGATGGTACT TGGACCGATGCTGCCAACCGTGAGATCTACCAAAAATTGCTCGCCAAAGAAAGAACCTATGACTTCCTCACCGGCCTACATCCATCCCTGGATGATGCTCGTGGACGGATTCTTAGTTTCAAGCCATTACCGAGCCTTGATACCATTTTCTCCGAAGTCCGTCGAGAAGAACAGAGGAAACAAATTATGCTCGGTGAAGCTACCATACCCGTTGCCACCAATCATGATGCCTCTGCCAAGGCCGCTCGAGGATCCCGCAAACCGCAGCTGTGGAGTGAACATTGCAACAGACCTCATCACACTAAAGCCACATGTTGGAAGCTCCACGGCAAGCCAGCTGACTGGGTGCCACGCAGCCAGCGTAACGCCGAGTCCACCAAGCCAGCCGTACCGGTGAAAGTCGACAACAACACACCATCATCCGCTGCAACATTCTCTCAAGCACAACTCAATCAACTTGGCCAGTTCCTTTCCACCTCGACTTCACTGATGGCGCACGGTACTTCTTCCTCTGTTACCGACCCTGGTAACTCTG GATCGGGCCTCGGGGAAGATGATTTGGCGTGCTGCTGA